The following proteins come from a genomic window of Rhodoligotrophos sp. CJ14:
- a CDS encoding NuoB/complex I 20 kDa subunit family protein: protein MISTPNSSAVTAVTRPAPAGGQTPDPFFTEISNELADRGFLVTASHDLINWARTGSLHWMTFGLACCAVEMMQMAMPRYDCERFGFAPRATPRQSDVIIVAGTLCNKMAPAFRKVYDQMPEPRYVISMGSCANGGGYYHYSYSVVRGCDRIVPVDIYVPGCPPTAEALLYGVLQLQRKIRRTGTIER from the coding sequence TTGATCAGCACCCCCAACAGCAGCGCTGTGACCGCCGTCACGCGCCCTGCGCCGGCCGGTGGGCAGACGCCGGATCCGTTCTTCACCGAGATTTCCAATGAACTTGCCGATCGCGGCTTTTTGGTGACAGCCTCGCACGATCTCATCAATTGGGCACGCACCGGCTCGCTGCATTGGATGACCTTCGGGCTTGCCTGTTGCGCCGTCGAGATGATGCAGATGGCGATGCCGCGCTATGACTGTGAGCGATTCGGTTTTGCTCCACGCGCCACGCCGCGGCAGTCGGACGTGATCATCGTCGCAGGAACTCTGTGCAACAAGATGGCCCCGGCCTTCCGCAAGGTCTATGACCAGATGCCTGAGCCGCGTTACGTCATCTCCATGGGCTCCTGCGCCAATGGCGGCGGCTATTACCATTATTCCTATTCGGTGGTGCGCGGCTGCGACCGGATCGTGCCGGTAGACATCTACGTGCCGGGCTGCCCGCCCACGGCAGAGGCATTGCTCTATGGCGTGCTTCAGCTGCAGCGCAAAATCCGCCGCACGGGAACGATCGAGCGCTAG
- a CDS encoding NADH-quinone oxidoreductase subunit C has protein sequence MSDVPAQLDETLTEIREVIANGIGGLLTETSTDYGELTVKAEPEHILRVLRFLRDEPRLRFAVLIDLCGVDHPERERRFDVVYHLLSPYQNARIRVKTETDEEKPVPSVVELFPCANWFEREAYDLYGILFTGHPDLRRILTDYGFQGHPLRKDFPLTGYVELRYDEDQKRVVYEPVKLQQEFRNFDFTSPWEGAEYLLPGDEKAKQPS, from the coding sequence ATGAGCGATGTGCCGGCACAGCTTGACGAGACCCTGACCGAGATCCGCGAGGTCATCGCGAATGGCATCGGCGGGCTCCTCACCGAGACAAGCACTGATTATGGCGAGCTGACCGTGAAGGCGGAGCCGGAACACATCCTTCGTGTGCTGCGGTTCCTGCGCGATGAGCCGCGGCTGCGCTTTGCGGTGCTGATCGACCTTTGTGGCGTCGACCATCCCGAGCGCGAGCGCCGTTTCGACGTAGTTTACCATCTGCTCAGTCCTTATCAGAATGCGCGCATCCGGGTGAAGACCGAGACGGATGAAGAAAAGCCGGTGCCCAGCGTTGTCGAACTTTTCCCTTGCGCCAATTGGTTCGAACGCGAGGCCTACGACCTCTACGGCATTCTGTTCACAGGCCATCCCGATCTTCGCCGCATCCTCACCGATTACGGTTTCCAGGGTCACCCGCTGCGCAAGGACTTTCCACTCACCGGCTATGTGGAGCTTCGCTATGACGAGGACCAGAAGCGCGTGGTCTATGAACCGGTGAAGCTGCAGCAGGAATTTCGCAACTTCGATTTCACCAGTCCCTGGGAAGGTGCGGAATACCTCCTGCCCGGAGATGAGAAGGCAAAGCAGCCGAGCTGA
- a CDS encoding NADH-quinone oxidoreductase subunit D yields MAEHDIRNFTINFGPQHPAAHGVLRLVLELDGEVVERVDPHIGLLHRGTEKLIEYKTYLQAVPYFDRLDYVAPMSQEHAFALATEKLLGLEVPIRGQLIRVLYAEISRLLSHLLNVTTQAMDVGALTPPLWGFEEREKLMLFYERASGSRMHAAYFRPGGVHQDLPNALLDDIWAFCENHPKVLDDIEGLLTENRIFKQRNVDIGVISLEDCFAWGFSGVMVRGSGAAWDLRKSQPYECYGDFDFDIPIGKNGDCYDRYLIRMQEMRESVKIMKQCLEKLRSSQGQGPVSSENRKVVPPKRGQMKRSMEALIHHFKLYTEGYHVPEGEVYAAVEAPKGEFGVYLVSDGTNKPYRCKIRAPGFAHLQGMDYMSRGHLLADVSAILGSLDIVFGEVDR; encoded by the coding sequence ATGGCAGAGCACGACATCCGCAACTTCACGATCAATTTCGGGCCGCAGCATCCTGCGGCTCACGGCGTGCTGCGCCTTGTGCTCGAACTCGACGGCGAGGTGGTCGAGCGGGTCGATCCGCATATCGGTCTCCTGCATCGTGGCACCGAGAAGCTGATCGAGTACAAGACCTATCTCCAGGCCGTGCCCTATTTCGACAGGCTCGATTATGTGGCGCCCATGAGCCAGGAGCATGCGTTCGCTCTGGCCACTGAGAAGCTGCTCGGGCTGGAGGTGCCGATTCGCGGCCAGCTCATTCGTGTTCTCTATGCCGAGATCAGCCGGCTTCTGTCCCATCTCCTCAATGTGACCACCCAGGCCATGGACGTGGGTGCTTTGACCCCGCCGCTTTGGGGCTTTGAGGAGCGCGAGAAGCTGATGCTCTTTTACGAGCGTGCGTCCGGCTCGCGCATGCATGCGGCCTATTTCAGACCGGGTGGCGTGCACCAGGACCTGCCGAACGCACTGCTCGATGACATTTGGGCCTTCTGCGAGAACCACCCGAAGGTCCTCGATGATATCGAGGGGCTGCTGACGGAAAACCGCATTTTCAAGCAGCGCAACGTCGATATCGGCGTGATCAGCCTTGAGGATTGCTTTGCCTGGGGCTTCTCCGGCGTGATGGTCCGTGGTTCCGGCGCGGCCTGGGATTTGCGCAAATCGCAACCCTATGAATGTTACGGCGATTTTGATTTCGACATTCCCATCGGCAAGAACGGCGACTGCTATGATCGTTACCTCATCCGCATGCAGGAGATGCGGGAATCCGTAAAGATCATGAAGCAATGCCTGGAGAAGCTGCGCTCATCCCAAGGGCAGGGGCCGGTTTCCTCCGAGAATCGCAAGGTGGTTCCACCCAAGCGCGGCCAGATGAAGCGCTCGATGGAAGCGCTCATCCACCATTTCAAGCTTTACACCGAAGGCTATCACGTGCCGGAAGGGGAGGTTTATGCCGCCGTTGAAGCGCCGAAAGGCGAGTTCGGCGTCTATCTCGTCTCCGACGGCACCAACAAGCCTTATCGCTGCAAGATCCGCGCGCCCGGTTTCGCGCATTTGCAGGGTATGGACTATATGAGCCGCGGCCATCTTTTGGCGGATGTTTCGGCCATCCTCGGGTCGCTCGATATTGTTTTCGGTGAGGTTGACCGGTGA
- the nuoE gene encoding NADH-quinone oxidoreductase subunit NuoE, translating to MSVRRLDPIQPEAFEFSPENLSWAKQIIAKYPEGRQASAVISLLWRAQEQSGGWLPEPAIRYVADLLSMAYIRVLEVATFYTMFNLSPVGRYYVQLCGTTPCWLRGADDLKAVCRKEIGEPGHVTADGLFSWQEVECLGACTNAPMVQINADFYEDLDAESLTKVLDELRGGKMPKPGPQNGRINSAPLGGPNTLQDPNLYNGNYRKVWAGESLGNGDDQAPIKKAKPASVQTGERKPKGAPRGTDASKADEERREVGNVPAGASTPPGAAPQAGSAPGSDSKQ from the coding sequence ATGTCGGTGAGACGACTTGATCCCATTCAGCCCGAGGCCTTTGAGTTCTCGCCAGAGAACCTGAGTTGGGCCAAGCAGATCATCGCGAAATATCCGGAAGGCCGGCAGGCCTCCGCCGTGATCTCGTTGCTCTGGCGTGCTCAGGAACAGTCTGGCGGTTGGCTGCCGGAGCCGGCGATCCGTTACGTCGCCGACCTCCTGTCCATGGCCTATATCCGTGTGCTCGAGGTCGCGACCTTCTACACCATGTTCAACCTGTCCCCCGTCGGCAGGTACTATGTCCAGCTCTGCGGCACGACGCCCTGCTGGCTGCGCGGTGCCGACGACCTTAAGGCGGTCTGTCGCAAAGAGATCGGCGAGCCCGGCCATGTCACCGCCGATGGGCTGTTCTCCTGGCAGGAGGTGGAGTGCCTCGGCGCCTGCACCAACGCACCCATGGTGCAGATCAATGCCGATTTCTACGAGGACTTGGACGCTGAAAGCCTGACCAAGGTTTTGGATGAGTTGCGGGGAGGCAAAATGCCCAAGCCCGGACCACAGAACGGCCGCATCAACTCGGCGCCCCTGGGCGGCCCCAACACCCTCCAGGATCCCAATCTCTACAATGGGAACTACCGCAAGGTCTGGGCGGGCGAGAGCCTTGGCAACGGTGATGATCAGGCACCGATCAAGAAGGCCAAGCCCGCATCCGTACAAACCGGGGAGCGCAAGCCTAAGGGCGCACCGCGCGGAACCGACGCCTCCAAGGCGGATGAGGAGCGTCGCGAGGTTGGCAATGTTCCGGCTGGCGCCTCGACCCCGCCGGGCGCGGCGCCCCAGGCCGGATCTGCGCCTGGCAGCGACAGCAAGCAATGA
- the nuoF gene encoding NADH-quinone oxidoreductase subunit NuoF — protein sequence MLADKDRIFTNLYGIHSPDLKAAMLRGAWDGTKGFLEQGQDWIIEQMKASGLRGRGGAGFPTGLKWSFMPKQVGDRPHYLVINADESEPGTCKDREILRHDPHLLVEGALIASFAMRAHVAYVYIRGEFIREREALQRAVDEAYAARLIGKNNIHGWDFDLYVHHGAGAYICGEETAMLESLEGKKGMPRLKPPFPANVGLYGAPTTVNNVESIAVSGTILRRGAAWFAGLGRPNNTGTKLFCISGHVNTPCNVEEEMGIPFRELIEKHAGGVRGGWNNLLAVIPGGSSVPCIPAEQCEDLPMDFDSLRALKSGLGTAAVIVMDKSTDIVRAIARIAYFYKHESCGQCTPCREGTGWMWRVLERMARGQAHKREIDQLLDVSYQIEGHTICALGDAAAWPVQGLIRHFRPEIERRIDAYTANPTSEPALVAAE from the coding sequence ATGCTCGCTGACAAGGACCGCATCTTCACCAATCTCTATGGGATCCACAGCCCGGATCTCAAGGCTGCCATGCTGCGCGGTGCCTGGGACGGCACCAAGGGCTTCCTGGAGCAGGGGCAGGATTGGATCATCGAGCAGATGAAAGCCTCGGGTCTGCGCGGGCGCGGCGGTGCGGGCTTTCCCACGGGCCTTAAATGGTCCTTCATGCCCAAGCAGGTGGGCGACCGGCCGCATTATCTCGTGATCAACGCGGATGAATCCGAGCCCGGCACCTGTAAGGATCGCGAGATCCTGCGTCATGATCCACATCTTCTGGTCGAGGGGGCCCTGATCGCCTCCTTCGCCATGCGCGCGCATGTGGCTTATGTCTATATCCGCGGCGAGTTCATCCGCGAGCGCGAGGCTCTGCAGCGGGCGGTGGACGAGGCCTATGCCGCGCGGCTCATCGGCAAGAACAACATCCACGGCTGGGACTTCGACCTCTATGTCCATCATGGGGCAGGGGCCTATATCTGCGGTGAAGAGACCGCCATGCTCGAAAGCCTGGAAGGCAAGAAGGGCATGCCGCGGCTGAAGCCGCCTTTCCCGGCCAATGTCGGCCTCTATGGCGCGCCCACCACGGTCAACAACGTCGAATCGATCGCCGTGTCCGGCACCATCCTGCGCCGGGGCGCCGCCTGGTTTGCCGGGCTTGGACGGCCCAATAACACCGGCACCAAGCTCTTTTGCATCTCCGGGCATGTGAATACCCCCTGCAATGTCGAGGAAGAGATGGGCATCCCCTTCCGGGAGCTCATCGAGAAACATGCAGGCGGCGTTCGTGGCGGTTGGAACAATCTTCTGGCGGTGATCCCGGGCGGCTCATCGGTGCCTTGCATCCCGGCCGAGCAATGCGAAGACCTGCCCATGGATTTCGACAGCCTGCGCGCTCTGAAATCGGGCCTGGGCACGGCAGCCGTGATCGTTATGGATAAGTCCACCGACATCGTGCGTGCGATTGCCAGGATCGCCTATTTCTACAAGCACGAGTCCTGCGGCCAATGCACGCCTTGCCGCGAAGGCACCGGTTGGATGTGGAGAGTGCTCGAGCGCATGGCCCGCGGCCAGGCTCACAAGCGCGAGATCGATCAGCTGCTGGACGTGAGCTATCAGATCGAGGGACACACCATCTGCGCCCTGGGCGATGCGGCGGCCTGGCCGGTTCAGGGCCTCATCCGCCATTTCCGTCCCGAGATCGAGCGGCGCATCGATGCCTATACCGCCAACCCGACCAGCGAACCAGCGCTGGTGGCGGCGGAATAG
- the nuoG gene encoding NADH-quinone oxidoreductase subunit NuoG — protein sequence MPKLIIDSREVEVENGLTVLQACELAGVEIPRFCYHDRLTIAGNCRMCLVEVKGMPKPQASCALSVNDLRPGPNGEPPEVITRSKTVKKAREGVMEFLLINHPLDCPICDQGGECDLQDQAMAYGVDASRYAENKRAVEDKYIGPLVKTSMNRCIHCTRCVRFSAEVAGVPDLGAIGRGEDMEITTYLEHAMGSELQGNVIDLCPVGALTSKPYAFQARPWELRKTETIDAMDAVGSNIRVDCRGREVMRILPRLNEDINEEWISDKTRFVWDGLRTQRLDRPYIRENGRLRPANWSQAFNLIAERIGAASPDRIAAIAGDLQAVEELYALKDLMTRLGVASVDCRQDGSALGEAGGRAAYLFNATIAGIDEADAILLIGTNPRKEAAILNARIRKAWRQRKAQIGLIGERADLAYDYAYLGAGPESLDAIMQGEHGFLDVLRSAKRPLIILGAAATARPDGKAILGRVAKLALDLGAVKDDWNGFCVLHDAAARVGGLDIGCVPGEGGRATPAILKAAEAGELDVLFLLGADEIDTSKLGNTFVIYQGSHGDRGAHRADVILPGATYTEKSGIYVNTEGRPQVAGRASFPPGDAREDWAILRALSDVLGKTLDYNNLDELRARIYEAAPHLAETDMIVAADPAGLQALGQAAAGSIDKAPFASRIRDFYLSNPIARASKIMAECSALRQGAERLVAAE from the coding sequence ATGCCGAAGCTGATCATCGATTCACGAGAGGTCGAAGTCGAAAACGGGCTGACCGTGCTGCAGGCCTGCGAGCTGGCCGGCGTCGAGATCCCGCGCTTCTGCTATCACGATCGGCTGACCATCGCCGGCAACTGCCGCATGTGTCTGGTCGAGGTGAAGGGCATGCCGAAGCCGCAGGCCTCCTGCGCCCTGTCGGTGAATGATCTGCGCCCCGGCCCCAATGGCGAGCCGCCGGAGGTGATCACCCGCTCCAAGACCGTGAAGAAGGCGCGGGAAGGGGTGATGGAGTTTCTGCTCATCAATCACCCGCTGGATTGCCCGATCTGCGACCAGGGTGGCGAATGCGACCTGCAGGACCAGGCCATGGCCTATGGGGTCGATGCCAGCCGCTATGCCGAGAACAAGCGCGCGGTCGAGGACAAATATATCGGCCCGCTGGTCAAGACCTCCATGAACCGGTGCATCCACTGCACGCGCTGCGTCCGCTTCAGCGCCGAAGTGGCGGGTGTGCCGGACCTTGGCGCGATTGGTCGGGGCGAGGATATGGAGATCACCACCTATCTCGAGCACGCCATGGGCTCGGAGCTTCAGGGCAATGTGATCGACCTATGCCCCGTGGGCGCGCTCACCTCGAAGCCTTACGCATTCCAGGCGAGGCCTTGGGAGCTGCGCAAGACCGAGACAATCGACGCCATGGATGCGGTCGGCTCCAATATCCGTGTCGATTGCCGTGGCCGCGAGGTCATGCGCATCCTGCCGCGCCTCAATGAGGACATCAACGAGGAGTGGATCTCCGACAAGACCCGCTTCGTCTGGGACGGATTGCGCACCCAGCGCCTCGACCGGCCCTATATCCGGGAGAATGGCCGCCTGCGGCCGGCAAACTGGTCGCAGGCCTTCAATCTGATTGCCGAGCGGATCGGGGCGGCCTCGCCGGACCGTATCGCGGCCATTGCCGGCGATCTCCAGGCGGTTGAGGAGCTCTATGCCCTCAAAGACCTGATGACCCGGCTCGGCGTGGCAAGCGTCGATTGTCGCCAGGACGGCTCAGCGCTTGGGGAGGCCGGCGGTCGTGCCGCCTATCTCTTCAATGCGACCATTGCTGGTATTGATGAGGCTGATGCGATCCTTCTGATCGGCACCAATCCGCGCAAGGAGGCCGCCATTCTCAATGCGCGCATCCGCAAGGCCTGGCGTCAGCGCAAGGCGCAAATCGGATTGATCGGCGAGCGGGCCGACCTCGCCTATGACTATGCCTATCTCGGGGCGGGCCCCGAGAGCCTTGATGCAATCATGCAAGGCGAGCACGGCTTCCTGGATGTGCTTCGGAGCGCCAAGCGTCCTCTGATCATCCTCGGCGCTGCGGCAACAGCGCGGCCCGATGGCAAGGCCATTCTTGGCCGTGTCGCCAAGCTCGCCCTCGATCTGGGTGCGGTGAAGGACGATTGGAACGGCTTCTGCGTGCTCCATGATGCGGCGGCACGGGTCGGCGGCCTCGATATTGGCTGCGTCCCCGGTGAGGGCGGAAGAGCAACTCCCGCCATCCTCAAGGCCGCGGAAGCCGGTGAGCTCGACGTGCTCTTCCTGCTCGGGGCCGATGAGATCGACACGAGCAAGCTGGGCAACACCTTCGTGATCTACCAGGGCAGCCATGGTGATCGGGGTGCTCATCGGGCCGACGTGATCCTGCCCGGCGCCACCTATACCGAGAAGTCCGGCATTTATGTCAACACCGAGGGCCGGCCTCAGGTCGCGGGCCGAGCGTCCTTCCCGCCAGGAGATGCCCGCGAGGACTGGGCAATCCTGCGTGCCCTGTCCGACGTGCTCGGCAAGACGCTCGACTATAACAATCTCGACGAGCTGCGCGCCCGGATCTACGAGGCCGCCCCGCATCTTGCCGAGACGGATATGATCGTGGCAGCCGATCCGGCAGGGCTGCAGGCTCTTGGCCAAGCGGCGGCAGGTTCGATCGACAAGGCACCCTTCGCCAGCCGTATCCGCGATTTCTACCTCAGCAATCCGATTGCGCGGGCATCGAAGATCATGGCGGAGTGCAGCGCATTGAGACAGGGGGCCGAACGGCTCGTGGCGGCGGAATAG
- the nuoH gene encoding NADH-quinone oxidoreductase subunit NuoH, which yields MGDFLYTYGLPVVIIALQSIALLVCLLVFIAYLLYADRKVWAAVQLRKGPNVVGPWGLLQSFADLLKFVFKEVVIPAGANKGVFLLAPLITCVLALSAWAVVPLSDGWVIADINVGILFIFAISSLGVYGVIMGGWASNSKYPFLGSLRSAAQMVSYEVSIGFVIITVLLCAGSLNLTDIVRSQQTGLASAVGLPWLSFLNWYWLPLLPMFVVFFISALAETNRPPFDLPEAESELVAGFMVEYSSTPFLLFMLGEYVSIVLMCALMTIMFLGGWLPPFDFAPFTWVPGVIWFTLKVCLFFFLIAMVKAMVPRYRYDQLMRLGWKVFLPLSLIYVVLVAGVLVAFGWTP from the coding sequence ATGGGCGACTTTCTCTACACATATGGCCTGCCCGTGGTGATCATAGCGCTGCAGAGCATCGCGCTGCTGGTCTGCCTGCTCGTTTTCATCGCCTACCTGCTCTATGCCGATCGCAAGGTCTGGGCGGCGGTGCAGCTGCGTAAGGGACCGAATGTCGTGGGCCCCTGGGGCCTGCTGCAATCCTTCGCCGACCTGCTCAAATTCGTGTTCAAGGAGGTGGTGATCCCGGCAGGTGCCAATAAGGGTGTCTTCCTGCTCGCCCCTCTCATCACCTGCGTGCTCGCCTTGTCCGCATGGGCCGTGGTGCCGCTGTCCGATGGCTGGGTGATTGCGGATATCAACGTGGGCATTCTCTTCATTTTCGCCATTTCCTCGCTGGGCGTCTATGGCGTTATCATGGGCGGCTGGGCGTCCAATTCGAAATACCCGTTCCTTGGTTCGCTGCGCTCGGCCGCGCAGATGGTGTCCTATGAAGTCTCGATCGGCTTCGTGATCATCACCGTGCTGCTCTGTGCGGGGTCGCTGAACCTCACCGATATCGTGCGCTCCCAGCAGACCGGCCTTGCAAGTGCCGTCGGGCTTCCCTGGCTGTCCTTCCTCAACTGGTACTGGCTGCCGCTGCTGCCGATGTTCGTGGTGTTCTTCATCTCGGCGCTGGCTGAGACGAACCGGCCGCCTTTCGATCTGCCGGAAGCGGAATCGGAGCTGGTGGCGGGCTTCATGGTGGAATATTCCTCTACGCCCTTCCTCCTGTTCATGCTCGGTGAATATGTCTCCATCGTGCTGATGTGCGCACTGATGACGATCATGTTCCTGGGAGGATGGCTGCCGCCGTTTGACTTCGCGCCCTTCACCTGGGTGCCGGGCGTCATCTGGTTCACCCTCAAGGTGTGTCTGTTCTTCTTCCTGATCGCCATGGTGAAGGCCATGGTGCCGCGATACCGCTATGACCAGCTGATGCGGCTGGGCTGGAAGGTGTTTCTGCCGCTGTCGCTGATCTATGTGGTGTTGGTTGCGGGGGTGCTGGTCGCATTTGGTTGGACGCCGTGA
- the nuoI gene encoding NADH-quinone oxidoreductase subunit NuoI: MTLTQTARSLFLSEFVSAFFLSMRYFFKPKPTINYPFEKGQLSPRFRGEHALRRYPNGEERCIACKLCEAICPAQAITIEAGPRRNDGTRRTTRYDIDMVKCIYCGFCQEACPVDAIVEGPNYEFATETREELLYTKERLLANGDRWERELARNIALDAPYR; encoded by the coding sequence ATGACACTGACGCAGACGGCCCGGTCCCTCTTCCTCTCCGAATTCGTTTCGGCCTTCTTCTTGTCGATGCGCTACTTCTTCAAGCCGAAGCCGACGATCAACTATCCCTTTGAGAAGGGGCAGCTATCGCCGCGCTTCAGGGGAGAACATGCCTTGCGGCGCTACCCCAATGGCGAGGAGCGCTGCATTGCCTGCAAGCTCTGCGAGGCGATCTGCCCGGCTCAGGCGATCACCATCGAGGCGGGGCCGCGCCGCAATGACGGCACCCGGCGCACCACCCGCTACGACATCGACATGGTGAAATGCATCTATTGCGGCTTCTGCCAGGAGGCATGCCCGGTGGATGCGATCGTGGAGGGGCCGAATTACGAATTCGCCACCGAGACGCGTGAGGAGCTGCTCTATACCAAGGAGCGTCTGCTTGCGAATGGCGATCGCTGGGAGCGTGAACTGGCGCGCAACATTGCGCTCGATGCGCCCTATCGCTGA
- a CDS encoding NADH-quinone oxidoreductase subunit J produces MAVATLFFYLFSAVAIASAVMVIAARNPVHSVLFLILTFFNGAGLFLLLGAEFLAMILVVVYVGAVAVLFLFVVMMLDIDFAALRRGMLQYLPIGATLGLILLVELVMVLGTWSFAPDALGLKAAPVPALANVTNTEALGHLLYTRYVFFFQAAGIVLLIAMVGAIVLTLRHKPNVKRQSITQQVARGPATAIEIRKVKPGQGI; encoded by the coding sequence ATGGCGGTAGCCACCCTGTTCTTCTATCTGTTCTCCGCCGTGGCGATCGCCTCGGCGGTGATGGTGATCGCCGCGCGAAATCCGGTCCATTCCGTGCTGTTTCTGATCCTCACCTTCTTCAACGGGGCGGGGCTGTTTCTGCTGCTGGGCGCGGAATTCCTGGCGATGATCCTGGTGGTCGTCTATGTCGGCGCCGTGGCCGTCCTGTTCCTGTTCGTGGTCATGATGCTCGACATCGACTTCGCGGCCCTGCGCCGGGGCATGCTGCAATATCTGCCGATCGGCGCAACGCTTGGGCTCATCCTGCTGGTCGAGCTGGTGATGGTTCTGGGCACCTGGAGCTTCGCGCCCGATGCCTTGGGCCTGAAGGCCGCGCCCGTTCCGGCCCTTGCCAATGTCACCAATACCGAGGCGCTCGGGCATCTGCTCTATACGCGCTATGTCTTCTTCTTCCAGGCGGCGGGCATCGTGTTGCTGATCGCCATGGTCGGGGCGATCGTGCTGACCCTGCGGCATAAGCCGAATGTGAAGCGGCAGTCGATCACCCAGCAGGTCGCGCGCGGGCCTGCAACCGCCATCGAAATCCGCAAAGTGAAGCCTGGGCAGGGGATCTGA
- the nuoK gene encoding NADH-quinone oxidoreductase subunit NuoK, translating to MEIALTHYLIVAAILFTIGIFGIFLNRKNVIIMLMSIELILLSVNINLVAFSSSLGDLVGQIFALLVLTVAAAEAAIGLAILVVHFRNRGTIDVEDINLMKG from the coding sequence ATGGAGATCGCTCTCACACATTACCTGATCGTCGCAGCCATCCTGTTCACGATCGGGATCTTCGGAATTTTCCTCAATCGGAAGAACGTGATCATCATGCTGATGTCGATCGAGCTCATCCTGCTCTCGGTCAACATCAATCTCGTTGCCTTTTCCTCCTCCTTGGGCGATCTGGTCGGACAGATCTTTGCACTGCTGGTCCTGACCGTCGCCGCCGCCGAAGCGGCGATTGGGCTTGCTATCCTGGTGGTGCATTTCCGCAATCGCGGCACGATCGACGTTGAAGACATCAATCTGATGAAAGGCTGA